Part of the Deinococcus reticulitermitis genome is shown below.
ACCTCAGCGTGGGGACCACCGCCCGGCTGCGCGCCGACCTGCCCACGCCCCGGCACCCGGCCCATGTCCGGCCCCTGGTGCGCGGGGCGGTGTCTCCGGCGCTCGTGTTCGGTCCCGAAGAATCCGGGCTGATCAACTCGGACCTCGAGCAGTGCCAGATATCGGTGCAGATTCCGACCGCCGAGTACGCCAGCCTCAACCTCGCGCAGGCGGTGCTGCTCGTGTGTTACGAGTTCCTGCAAGGCCAGGACGAGGTGGCCCCGAAGGAGCGCAGGTCCGCCACCCGCGAGCAGATGGAGGCGATGTACAGCCACCTTCAGCAGACCATGCACCTGATCGGCTACACCGACGCGGTGCGCGCCCGTCACACCCTACGCCTGTGGCGCGCGATGCTCGACCGGGCACAGATGAGCAGCGCCGAGAGTCAGCTGTTCCGGGGCTTTCTGCGGCAGGTGCGGTGGAAGGTGGAGCAGGGAAGCGCCGCCCCGCAGAGCCCAGGCGACCTGGAGTAGGGCGGTGCGGTCCAGGTCTGGTGCTCGGCCTGCGCTGCTGTCCCCAGAACGCCGTTCCCCGGCACAAAGCCGCCCGGAGCGCGGGCCTATGCTGAGGAGGATGACGAACGCCACCCGCCCGGTCCGCCCCGCCGCGCCGCCGCCCGCGCCGCGCGACGTGCGGCTCTCGGACCGGGTGCGGATCGTGCGCAACGTCCTGCCGCCCCTGATCGTGCTCGTGGTGGTGGGCATCGAACTCCTGATCTTTCAGCTTCGGGATACCCGCGCCGAGCTGATCGCGCACCTCGTCTTCTACAGCCT
Proteins encoded:
- a CDS encoding RNA methyltransferase — protein: MSLAVVLVSPKTPGNIGAAARAMLNMGARDLRLVAPRCDPLDPQAVAMAVHAGELLRSAQIYPTLREALADRDLSVGTTARLRADLPTPRHPAHVRPLVRGAVSPALVFGPEESGLINSDLEQCQISVQIPTAEYASLNLAQAVLLVCYEFLQGQDEVAPKERRSATREQMEAMYSHLQQTMHLIGYTDAVRARHTLRLWRAMLDRAQMSSAESQLFRGFLRQVRWKVEQGSAAPQSPGDLE